One genomic segment of Virgibacillus doumboii includes these proteins:
- the fliM gene encoding flagellar motor switch protein FliM — MVEEVLSQNEIDALLSAISSGEMNADELKKEEKEQKVRVYDFKRALRFSKDQIRSLSRIHENYARLLTTYFSAQLRTYVNISVASVDQIPYEEFIRSVPKMTVLNIYSVQPLDGRILMEVNPNIAYGMLDRVLGGKGSSINKVENLTEIETMLMSQLFEKATVNLQEAWSSMIEIDPILEDFEVNPQFLQMVSPNETVVVVSLNTTIGEASGMINICIPHIVLEPIIPKLSVHYWMQTSTKKRDPEAYEKLTKNIQLAEVEARTLLGETTINVQQLLNLGEDDVISLNQAIDNPLKLEINNEPKFLVQPGKIKNKMSVQVLEEIKGGDNNE; from the coding sequence TACTATCTGCAATATCATCCGGAGAAATGAATGCAGACGAATTAAAAAAAGAAGAAAAAGAGCAGAAGGTACGCGTGTATGATTTTAAACGGGCACTTCGGTTTTCCAAAGACCAGATCCGCAGCTTGTCCCGAATTCATGAAAACTATGCCCGACTGTTGACAACGTACTTTTCAGCGCAATTAAGGACATATGTAAACATCTCTGTTGCGTCCGTTGACCAAATACCTTATGAAGAGTTTATCCGTTCTGTTCCAAAAATGACTGTTTTAAATATTTACAGTGTTCAGCCGCTTGATGGCAGAATTTTAATGGAAGTTAACCCTAATATTGCATATGGGATGCTTGACAGGGTTCTTGGAGGAAAAGGAAGCAGTATAAACAAGGTAGAAAACTTAACAGAAATTGAGACAATGCTAATGTCCCAGCTTTTTGAAAAAGCAACAGTAAATTTGCAGGAAGCATGGTCTTCCATGATTGAAATTGATCCGATATTGGAGGATTTTGAAGTTAACCCGCAATTTCTGCAAATGGTTTCACCAAATGAAACAGTTGTTGTGGTGTCCTTAAATACAACAATCGGGGAAGCAAGCGGGATGATAAATATTTGTATACCACATATTGTGCTCGAACCAATCATACCTAAATTATCCGTACATTATTGGATGCAAACGTCTACTAAGAAAAGAGACCCGGAAGCATATGAAAAACTAACTAAAAATATTCAACTGGCAGAGGTTGAGGCGAGAACATTACTAGGAGAGACTACTATTAATGTCCAGCAACTCCTGAATTTGGGTGAGGATGATGTTATATCACTAAATCAGGCAATTGATAACCCATTAAAACTGGAAATAAATAATGAACCCAAGTTTTTGGTACAGCCCGGCAAAATTAAAAATAAGATGTCGGTGCAGGTACTCGAGGAAATAAAAGGGGGCGACAATAATGAATGA